Proteins encoded in a region of the Gigantopelta aegis isolate Gae_Host chromosome 13, Gae_host_genome, whole genome shotgun sequence genome:
- the LOC121387492 gene encoding multiple epidermal growth factor-like domains protein 10, with translation MDFCEVEVYVCVGGTFGDDCSQFCHCQDGPCNYTNGQCTGGCKQNWTGMTCSACDSSHYGDLCNKDCSSRHCDGSSLCDRITGRCEKGCTAGWIGSDCKTKCPHDRYGPRCGSLCKDRHCRENSDCDHVTGECVGGCEGGYHSLDCKIRCQATYGFNCNMSCGARHCLGSQNCDVFYGRCTGGCQTGWELPDCTTACQGGRFGLGCQSKCNERHCKGDSSSCDAQNGICQNGCQPGWKSPSCNIPCDSGTYGADCTFQCTQRHCKESTTSCHHITGSCEGLCQNGWLGIDCTGCDGKYGPDCSLACDARHCKANKAPCDYMIGSCEGECLPGWRGDTCTDKCSATTYGDNCAMLCSDRHCSNTASCHHKTGQCIGGCVFGWEGTTCTEGQAGTGNTDTGNSNAATIAFSVVTGVLFVLLVIVMSVLFWHIKTQRTKWEKYQQEMTKLNKNTSNQPTDLSAVEYEIVDRQDGGHSSPRGSSSQQVDTSRSANNVNSPTSRDQMEAQPSRVFSGSGYVNPGQTNEYEQLDLSNSLQNDYDKITGV, from the exons ATGGACTTTTGCGAAGTGGAAGTATATG tctGTGTTGGTGGCACTTTCGGTGACGACTGCAGCCAGTTCTGTCACTGTCAAGATGGACCGTGTAACTACACAAATGGACAATGCACTGGAggatgtaaacaaaactggactgGGATGACTTGCAGTG CCTGTGATTCCAGTCACTATGGTGACTTGTGTAATAAAGACTGTTCCTCTAGACATTGTGATGGATCATCATTATGTGACAGGATCACAGGACGGTGTGAAAAGGGCTGTACAGCAGGATGGATCGGATCCGACTGTAAAACAA AATGTCCACATGATCGATACGGACCGCGGTGTGGAAGTCTCTGCAAAGACAGACATTGTCGTGAAAACTCCGACTGTGATCACGTGACTGGGGAGTGTGTCGGTGGCTGTGAAGGAGGATATCATTCTCTCGACTGTAAAATAC GATGTCAGGCTACCTATGGTTTTAACTGTAACATGTCGTGTGGTGCCCGACACTGTCTTGGTAGTCAGAACTGTGACGTGTTTTATGGAAGATGTACAGGTGGTTGTCAAACTGGCTGGGAGTTACCTGACTGCACAACTG CATGTCAAGGTGGTAGATTTGGACTTGGATGTCAGTCAAAGTGTAATGAACGACACTGTAAAGGAGACAGCTCATCTTGTGATGCTCAAAATGGAATATGTCAAAATGGCTGTCAGCCTGGATGGAAGAGTCCAAGTTGTAACATAC CATGTGACAGTGGTACCTATGGCGCTGACTGTACATTCCAGTGTACACAAAGACACTGCAAAGAGAGTACGACCAGCTGTCATCACATCACTGGTTCATGTGAGGGTCTTTGCCAGAATGGATGGTTGGGGATCGACTGTACAG GATGTGATGGGAAATACGGTCCAGACTGTTCATTAGCGTGTGATGCCAGACACTGTAAAGCCAACAAGGCACCGTGTGATTACATGATCGGATCTTGTGAAGGAGAGTGTCTGCCTGGTTGGCGAGGTGATACATGTACTGACA AGTGCAGTGCCACGACCTATGGTGATAACTGTGCAATGCTGTGTTCAGACAGACACTGTAGTAACACCGCATCTTGTCACCATaagacaggacagtgcatagGCGGATGTGTATTTGGATGGGAAGGCACAACCTGCACGGAAG GCCAAGCTGGCACTGGCAACACTGACACTGGGAACAGTAATGCTGCTACCATTGCCTTTTCCGTTGTGACGGGTGTTCTCTTTGTGCTGTTGGTCATAGTGATGAGTGTTTTATTCTG GCATATTAAAACTCAAAGGACGAAGTGGGAGAAATATCAGCAAGAGATGACCAAACTAAACAAGAACACGTCCAACCAACCTACAGACCTCAGTGCGGTCGAATATGAAATCGTCGATAGACAAGATGGCGGTCACAGCAGTCCCAGAGGTTCGAGTTCTCAACAAGTCGACACGTCCCGTTCAGCCAATAATGTTAATTCTCCGACGTCACGTGATCAAATGGAAGCCCAGCCCAGTCGCGTTTTCAGTGGGAGTGGCTATGTAAATCCAGGCCAAACGAATGAATACGAACAACTTGATTTATCCAACTCACTGCAGAATGATTACGATAAGATAACCGGTGTTTAG